DNA sequence from the Hippopotamus amphibius kiboko isolate mHipAmp2 chromosome 1, mHipAmp2.hap2, whole genome shotgun sequence genome:
CGACAACTGGAGGGTCATCTGAGCCTAGGAAGAAAGCGTAAGTAactgtggcttttcttttattACCTCAACACTTCCTTCATCCCCAGCTATTCTTCCTTAGTCCCCCCTTCCTGTTTTTGACCTTCTCTGCCAATTCTCCCTCATTTGCCTCTGCCCTTATCCTCTGCAGGCCTCCCAATTGAGATAAGAGAGCAGGGGTAAGAGTAATGAAGGATTGGAAAGAATGAGGCAAATTTGAGAAGGCTAAACTGGGACACAAATTAATAAAAGTTTGAAGTAAAAAAGATTgaactatttctgttttttaaaaattgtttattattgtttctatCACTTGCTCGACTTTCCCTCTCtcgctttctctctttctctgtgcctTGCTCTCTGTTTGCCTCTGTGCTTTCACATGCTTGCTTTTCTGTGCTAATCCCCACAAGTTCTACGCCTCGGTAACTCAGCAGATGCCCTTGAGTCAGCCAAGCGAGCAGTGCACCTATCAGATGTTGTCCTGAGGTTCTGCATCACTGTTAGTCACCTCAATAGAGCCTTGTATTTCGCCTGTGACAATGTCCTGTGGGCTGGAAAGTCTGGACTCGCTCCCCGTGTGGATCAGGAGAAGTGGGCCCAGCGTTCATTCAGGTTTGATATCCTTTTATCCTAAAAGACCTATCGTGGAATCCTTCGTATTGTGTAGCTTGCCTTTCATTGAGAGAACGGTCTTTTAGGGTCTTCCCAGAGTATAGACATCTTAATTACTTGGCTTTCAATCTTCATTTAGATCTTCAACCATCAGAGAATGGAGGCAGATGGAAGACAGATGTTCTTTCATGATGAATGACTAAGATTGGGCAAAACTAGATGTTAATTACATTGCTTTAATTCTGCTTCTGTCTATACCACAGATTTATGCCCCTCACTGcctactcatttattcattctaaaaATACTTAGTAGCTGCTTACTGCCAGGGAATAAAGCAGAGCCAAACAGGTATGGTTCCTGCTGTCATGAAGCTTCTAGTCTAGTGGGGGAGTCAGATAGTAAAACAAATAATCACCAAACCAAATATTTGTGGGAAAGTACAGGATGTTATGAGATATATAACAGGGGGAGCTAATTTAGATTGAAAAGTCAGGGAAGAActctttgagaaaattaaattttatttcacaccTGCAGTCTGAGTAGAAGTTATACAATGCAGGcagaagcagagaagaaacagaaaatagccCATTCTAAGGCCTTGCACCAAAAAAGACTTCATGGAATTAGAGAAGTAGAAAGAAAGCCAGTGTGGTGGACAGTATTGAGTAAGGGCATGAGTTCAAACTGGAGAGGTAGACAGGGGCCAGATCATTCATGCAAGACCTTCTAGGCAGTggtagtatttttttcatttagttttgtttaaattttatcctAAGTAAAATGGGTTCTGAGCAGGGATGTGACATGATTCAAATTGCATTTAAAGAAGTTCTCTCTTGCTGTAGTGTGGAAAACAGATTGCAGTAGAGCTAAAGAGGAGAAGATGCCCTAATGTGGCCAAGAAATGATGTTGGCTTAGGTTAAGGAGCAGGCTGGTAATGAAGATAGAAAGAAATATGATTTGGGAATAAAATTATCTGTATACATAtcatctatatttgttttttgtttccctgtgatttgctttgttgttttactttatattagcctctttccatctctacttatgtcttgcttttctcttcatctttctcGGTGATTTACAGTTATAACAAGGCTTACGGTGTATGAGGGGTAGGGGCAGAGGCATGGCTGGAATGATATGAAAAAACATGTCCATAGAAGAGTTTGTATGCCATGtctattctttcattcagtaaatatttattgggctcttactatgtgctaggcactcaTCTAGACACAGGGATACAAGGGTAAAGGCAAACAAGAGCCTTGCTCCTATGGAGCTTACATTATAATGGGAAGagacaaagaaactataaataaaaacatcagtGGTAAATGCTGTACAGGAAATTAAAGTAGTGTCATGTGGTAGACAGTAAATGGCTTGCTACTTTACAATGgggggtcagagaaggcctctctgaagaggtgacacTTAAGCTCAGACCTGAAGTGCAAGAAAGAGCCAGCTATGTGAAGATatggatgtaatttttttttttttattttggctgcattgggtctttgttgccgcttgcatggctttctctagttgcggcaagtaggaTCTACTCTTCTTtgaagtgtgtgggcttctcattgtggtggctgctcttgttgtggtgcacaggctctaggcacgggggcttcagtagttgcagcatgtgggctcagtagttgtggttcacaggcgcTAGAGCGCagaggctgagtagttgtggtgcatgggtttagttgctccgtggcatgtgggatcttcccagaccaggaatcgaacccgtgtcccctactttggcaggtggattcttaaccactgcatcaccagggaagtcccgtgtgAAGATTTTGGAGGGAGAATATTCTAGGTTGAGGGACTAGCTAGTGTAAAGGTCCTAAAGCAGGAACAAGCTTAATGGgatcaaaatatagaaagaaaccAATGTGGTTGGAGCATAGTGATTGGGGGAGGGATGGTACAAGATGGATTTAGAGAGGCAGGGTCACATGTTGAGTTCTGTAAGCCTaaggtattttattctaaatgtgatAGGAAGGAAACCATGGAGAGTTTTAAGAAAGGATATAATGTGATTTATGTTTATGCCAGCTACTATATGAAATTAGAttgttgggggttgggggcaaGAGTGGCCATGGAGAAGCCAGTTAAAAGACTAAAGTAGTAGTTCAAGCAAGAGATGATGGTAGCTTAGACTGTGGTGGTGGACTAATAGACAGATGTGGTTGGATTCAAGATATGTAGTAGAGGTGGGAGAGTTATATTAAATACAGACCACTGTtgtcagaatggattaaaaaaatttttttaaatagacttctttaaaaaaaatttttggctgcattggatctttgttactgcgcacgggcttcctctagttgccaagagtgggggctactcttcattgtggttctcaggcttttcattgcggtggcttctcttgttgtggagcataggctctaggcatataggattcagtagttgtggcatgagggcttcagtagctgtggctcacaggcttagttgtttcgtggcatgtgggatcatcccagaccagagatggaacccatgtcccctgcattggcaggtggattcttaaccactgcgccaccaggaaagtcccaaaaaTAGACTGTTCTTAAGGAATTTATAATCTAACACATTTGGCAAGTTTGgccttggttttttgtttgtttgtttgttttctttaacaaAAGGATTGGATTTAAATGGTCTATGTGTCTGAGTCTTTGAAACAACTGaagctgttcttttaaaaaaaaattgcattattGTAGTTTAAGTTGAATGTGTGTGTGCTAATGGGTTGCTAAGTGAAAAAGTTAAGTTTGAGGTTGATCTTGGAATATTTCATGATGCTCATTAATTTTAAGCCAGGATGTTAAGGTACACGTAAATACATTAGTTACAGAAAGATGGAAGGATGTTTCTAATAGTGGGTAGTGATAATATTCACTTCTGGTATTCTAATGTGtaattcttttgcattatgggggaaagaatttgaagtgTTCTGTTGGATATGCTAAGTTGGTATATGTACCCGTATTGACCCTTCTGCCCTATGTATCCCAGGTACTATCTGTTTTCCCTCATCATGAATTTGAGCCGTGATGCTTATGAGATTCGCCTGCTGATGGAACAAGAATCTTCAGCTTGTAGCCGGCGACTGAAGGGTTCTGGAGGAGGAGTCCCAGGAGGAATTGAAACTGGAGGACCTGGGGGTCCAGGAACTCCAGGAGGCAGTCTGCCCCAGGTGGCTCTGAAACTTCGGCTCCGAGTCCTGCTCCTGGCTCGGGTCCTTCGAGGTCATCCCCCTCTCCTGCTGGATGTGGTCAGAAATGCCTGTGATCTCTTCATTCCACTGGACAAACTGGGCCTCTGGCGCTGTGGCCCTGGGATTGTGGGGCTTTGTGGCCTTGTGTCCTCCATCCTGTCTATTCTCACCCTAATCTGCCCTTGGCTACGACTCAAGCCCTGATATTCTGGTACAGGATAAGGAGGGGGCCTAAATTTGTGAGATGGATTTTAGGTCATCCCCTTGTACCAACTTCATTCTAACTCCACTCCATGGTTAAAGTTAAAATCCAGAGATTTGGGAGTAAGAGGAAGGAGCTTTGGGGAAGATGAGATGAGGAAAGGTGATTTGTAAAGTCAATTGGATGATTCAAATGTTCAGATCTGCTGGAGCTTTTGTTCTTTTCCCCCTTCATTGCATTGTCTGTCTCGACTCTTCTTACTATCTCTTAAGTCTATTTAAGATTCTGTCTCTGTATCTCTTTTGTACCTTCTCAGTCCCCTGTCATATGGGAGGTAGAAGGTATGGTCTGTAAGGTTCTAACTGCCTTCTTTTTCCCTCACAAAGGTGacctgtggcagttattttcaccTTCAAACTCCAGATCATAATTTTGAAGGCTTTATGTTCCAGTGGACTCTTCCCACATGCACCAGAAGTAGTTTcatgcttccttttcctctctcatgTCTGTCTCACCAGCTTTCCTCATGATTTGCCCTTACCCTTCCCTCTACCACACCTGCAGGTTTCCGCTTACACTTTGATTTCAGGGCTTTATTCCAGCCTTTCCATACCCCTTCTTTGCCTATCCAGAATGATGCTCCTCTAGCATCTTGTTGTAAATACTGTACAATGATACTGTGTAAATAGCTGAGGCCCAAGCCCATGATGGAGAGCGAGCCTTCCAGGTTAGCAAATTAAAGATCAATTTGCTCATTGATATTTGGTCTGGTCCCATGTGTTCTGGTCATCTGAGGCCCCTATTTCTGCCACTGTGGTTTGGGTTTTCCATGGGATTAGCCACTGGCATCATTACCCACAGACTTTTGTTGAGCATCTACAGCATGCAGGGCATAATACTAAGTGGTAGAGATACAAAAAGCTAAAAGGCTGCATGGTCGCAACTTGAGAAGTTTATAGCCTGGTTGAGGAGATGGGGGTCTAATGTTAAAGTAATTATACTGATGCCACAAAGTA
Encoded proteins:
- the PEX11B gene encoding peroxisomal membrane protein 11B isoform X1, coding for MMFVPRAAPLGRPGGVTRGGKWGGSGAAEPEPPLSWTPGSASALRARPGSGCVGAARVGIGGGRAEEDPREARAAQYACSLLGHALQKHGASPELQKQIRQLEGHLSLGRKLLRLGNSADALESAKRAVHLSDVVLRFCITVSHLNRALYFACDNVLWAGKSGLAPRVDQEKWAQRSFRYYLFSLIMNLSRDAYEIRLLMEQESSACSRRLKGSGGGVPGGIETGGPGGPGTPGGSLPQVALKLRLRVLLLARVLRGHPPLLLDVVRNACDLFIPLDKLGLWRCGPGIVGLCGLVSSILSILTLICPWLRLKP
- the PEX11B gene encoding peroxisomal membrane protein 11B isoform X2, whose amino-acid sequence is MGRERSCGAGAAAVMDAWVRFSAQSQARERLCRAAQYACSLLGHALQKHGASPELQKQIRQLEGHLSLGRKLLRLGNSADALESAKRAVHLSDVVLRFCITVSHLNRALYFACDNVLWAGKSGLAPRVDQEKWAQRSFRYYLFSLIMNLSRDAYEIRLLMEQESSACSRRLKGSGGGVPGGIETGGPGGPGTPGGSLPQVALKLRLRVLLLARVLRGHPPLLLDVVRNACDLFIPLDKLGLWRCGPGIVGLCGLVSSILSILTLICPWLRLKP